The window GTCGTTTATCCACGATAATTGGACAGATTTTTCCGGCCTCAAAACAAGCCATTATATACTGATTTAATTGAATAAATATATTATTTTCTGCAAGCGAAAAAAAGATGAATTTAAAGTAATAAATAGATTAGATACAAACACCGATACTGAAAACTTTTCTAAAACCTATGAATCTATATATTGATAAAAGAATATGTTATTTTACATGTTTCTTAACTGCATCAATAACATCTTTAATATCTTCATCTGTCATCTTCGGAAAGATCGGCAACGTTAGCGCTTGTTCATACCATTGTTCCGCTGTTGGACAAAGGCCTTTCTTATATCCTAATTTTTGATAAAATGGGTGCCAATAAACCGGAATGTAATGAACATGAACTCCAATATTGTCAGCACGCAGTTTTTCAAATATTTCTCTGCGACTACTCTTTAATTTTTCTAATCTTAATTGAAGAATATACAAATGCCATCCAGATTTAGCTCCTTCAAGCTGGTGCGGAAGAATAACAGAATCCATCGTTTTAAATGCTTCATTATATATGTTGGCAATTTCTTGTCTTCTTTTAATAAAACGATCCAATTTGTCCATTTGTGAAATTCCTAATGCCGCTTGAAGGTCCGTCATTCGATAGTTATATCCTAAATCGACCATTTCGTAATACCAAGGCCCTTCATCACGTGATAGATTTTCTTTTATCATGCCATGCGAGCGAAATCGTTTTAGTTTTTCATAATACTCTTTTGAATCAGTGACGATGATTCCTCCTTCTGCCGTTGTAACAGGCTTGACAGGATGAAAGCTAAACATCGTCATATGCGCCAGTGTACCGACTTTGCGTCCTTTATATTCAGCTCCCAGAGAATGCGCTCCATCTTCAATCACCACTAAACCATACTCTTCAGCTATCTTCATAATTGCATCCATGTCAGCAGGTTGACCGGTGAAATCGACAGGGATAATTGCTTTAGTTCGGGGAGTAATATGTTTGCTAATTTCTTTTGGATCAATGTTGTACGTCCGTTCATCAATATCCGCAAA of the Bacillus smithii genome contains:
- the pseC gene encoding UDP-4-amino-4,6-dideoxy-N-acetyl-beta-L-altrosamine transaminase, translating into MKKRESFLSYGRQWITEEDIEAVVEVLKSPFLTQGPKIQEFEQKVADYVGAKYAVAFSNGTAALHGACFAAGIGEGDEVITTPMTFAATSNAVLYCGGKPVFADIDERTYNIDPKEISKHITPRTKAIIPVDFTGQPADMDAIMKIAEEYGLVVIEDGAHSLGAEYKGRKVGTLAHMTMFSFHPVKPVTTAEGGIIVTDSKEYYEKLKRFRSHGMIKENLSRDEGPWYYEMVDLGYNYRMTDLQAALGISQMDKLDRFIKRRQEIANIYNEAFKTMDSVILPHQLEGAKSGWHLYILQLRLEKLKSSRREIFEKLRADNIGVHVHYIPVYWHPFYQKLGYKKGLCPTAEQWYEQALTLPIFPKMTDEDIKDVIDAVKKHVK